In Aeromicrobium wangtongii, the DNA window GGGTGCGCTCACCGACACCGGCGAACACCGACACACCACCGTGGTCGCGGGCCACGCGGGCGATCATCTCCTGGATCAGCACGGTCTTGCCGACGCCGGCGCCACCGAACAGGCCGATCTTTCCGCCGAGCACGTACGGCGTCAGAAGGTCGATGACCTTGATGCCGGTCTGGAACATCTCGGTCTTGGACTCGAGCTGATCGAAGGCAGGCGCCTTGCCGTGGATGCCACGACGCTCCTTGACCTCCCAGACCTCACCCTCCTTGAGGTTCATGACGTCGCCCGTGGTGTTGAACACCTTGCCGAGCGTCTCGTCACCCACCGGCACCATGATCGGTCCGCCGGTGTTGATGACCGTCGAGCCGCGGACGATGCCGTCGGTGGGACGCAGGCTGATCGCGCGGACCAGTCCGTCACCGATGTGCAGGGCGACCTCGAGGGTCAGCGTCTCGGTGACGCCGTCGATCGTGGCGTCGACCTTCAGCGCGTTGTACATGTCGGGGATGGCGTCGCTCGGGAACTCGATGTCGAGCACCGGGCCGATGACGCGCGCGACCCGGCCGGTGGCCAGCTCGGTGGTCTGGGTCTCTGCGGTGTTGGTAGGCATCTCTCTCACTCACTCCCAGCGGAGGCGTCAGCAAGCGCGTTGGCGCCGCCCACGATCTCGCTGATCTCCTGGGTAATACCGGCCTGGCGGGCCTGGTTGGCTGTTCGGGTGTACTTCTCGATGAGGTCCTGCGCGTTGTCAGTGGCCGACTTCATGGCCTTCTGACGGGCCGCGAGCTCCGAGGCCGAGGCCTGCAGCAAGCAGTAGTAGATGCGGCTGTGGATGTACTTGGGAAGCAGCGCGTTGAGGACCTCGTGTGCCGACGGCTCGAACTCGTAGAGCGGCAGGAGGTCTTCCTCGGCCGGGGCCTCGGTTCCCGCCACGACTTCCAGCGGGAGCAGACGGATGACGTCCGGCACCTGCACCAGCATCGACTTGAACCGGGTGAACACCACGTGCAGCTCGTCCGCCGCAACGAGCGGGTCGAGCTCGTCCGCCTCGTCATCGCCGTCGATGTGGAACGTCCGGACCAGCGTGTTGCCGATCTCTCGCGCGTGGGAGTACTCCGGCTTGTCGGAGAAGCCCGTCCACGACTTCACGTAGTCGCGGCCGCGGAAGTTGTAGTACGCCTCGGCCTTGCGGCCCGAGAGGTACAGATCAACGTCCTTGCCCTCGCTCCTCAGCTTCTCGACGAGACGCTCGGCCTCCTTCATGACCGATGCCGAGTAGGCACCCGCCAGACCGCGGTCGCTCGCGATGACCAGGACCGCGGCCTTGTTCCGGTCGCTCTTCTCCGTGGTCAGCGCGTGCTCGACGTTGGAGAAGGTGGCGACAGCAGCCACGGCGCGCGTGAGCTCACGGGCGTACGGCGCTGCCGCCGCCGCCCGCTGCTGCGCCTTGATGATGCGCGACGCAGCGATGAGCTCCATGGCGCGGGTGATCTGCTTGGTCGCCTGGGTGGACCTGATCTTCGCGCGTAGCTCGCGTACCGATGCTGCCATCGTCAGCCCCGCTTCTGCTTGACGATCTGCTCCTGCGAGACCTCGTCGTCAGTCAGCGGCTCGAACTCTTCGTGCCCGGCCTTGATCGAGTGACCCTCGGAGGTCTCGAACTGATCGGTGAACGAGTCGTACGCAGCCTCGAGAGCCTGCTTGTTGTCGTCCTCGAACTTGCCGGTCTCACGGATGGCAGCCAGCACATCGCTGTGCGAACGCTTCAGGTAGTCCAGGAACTCGGACTCGAAGCGGGAGATGTCCTCGACGGGGACGGCGTCGAGCTTGCCCGTCGAAGCGGCCCAGATCGAGACGACCTGGTGCTCGACCGGGAACGGCGCGTACTGACCCTGCTTGAACAGCTCCATGATGCGCTGACCACGGGCGAGCTGCTGCTTGGACGCGGCGTCGAGGTCGGACGCGAACATCGCGAACGCCTCCATGGCCCGGTACTGGGCCAGCTCGACCTTGAGCGAACCGGTGACGGCCTTCATCGACTTCTGCATCGCGGCGCCACCGACGCGCGACACCGAGATGCCGACGTCGACGGCGGGACGCTGGTTGGCGTTGAACAGGTCCGACTGCAAGAAGATCTGGCCGTCGGTGATCGAGATGACGTTGGTCGGGATGTACGCCGAGACGTCATTGGCCTTGGTCTCGATGATCGGCAGGCCGGTCATCGAGCCCGCACCCAGCTCGTCGCTGAGCTTCGCGCAACGCTCGAGCAGCCGCGAGTGCAGGTAGAAGACGTCACCCGGGTAGGCCTCGCGGCCCGGCGGACGACGCAGCAGCAGCGACACGGCGCGGTATGCCTCGGCCTGCTTGGACAGGTCGTCGAACACGATCAGAACGTGCTTGCCCGCGTACATCCACTCCTGGCCGATGGCCGAGCCGGTGTAGGGGGCGAGGTACTTGAAGCCGGCCGAGTCCGAGGCGGGAGCCGCGACGATCGTCGTGTACTCCAGCGCGCCGGCCTCTTCGAGGGCGCCACGCACGGCAGCGATGGTCGAGCCCTTCTGACCGATCGCGACGTAGATGCAGCGGACCTGCTTGGTCGGATCGCCCGACTCCCAGAAGGCCTTCTGGTTGATGATCGTGTCGATCGCGATCGCGGTCTTGCCGGTCTGGCGGTCGCCGATGATCAGCTGACGCTGGCCACGGCCGATCGGGGTCAGCGAGTCGATCGCCTTCAGGCCCGTCATCATCGGCTCGTGCACGCTCTTGCGCTGCATGACGTTGGGCGCCTGGAGCTCCAGGGCGCGACGCTTGTCGGTCTTGATCTCGCCGAGACCGTCGATGGGCGTGCCCAGCGGGTCGACGACACGACCCAGGTAGGCGTCGCCCACGGGGACCGAGAGGACCTCGCCCGTGCGACGGACGGTCTGTCCCTCTTCGATGCCGGAGAACTCACCCAGGATGACGACACCGATCTCGCGGACGTCCAGGTTGAGCGCGAGGCCCAGCGTGCCGTCCTCGAACTCGAGGAGCTCGTTGGCCATGGCCGAGGGAAGCCCCTCGACGCGGGCGATGCCGTCACCGGCACTCGCCACGATGCCGACCTCTTCGGTCGATGCAGCGCTGGGCTTGTAGTCGGCCACGAACTTCTGCAATGCGTCGCGGATCTCGTCCGGACGGATCGTGAGTTCCGCCATGTGTCTGCCTGCCTTCTTGGATTTGGAGAAAGTGCTGTCGGGGAGAGTGTTACTAGCCTGCAAGGCGCCGGCGGGCGATCTCAAGGCGAGTGGACATGGAGCCATCGACGACCTCTCCGGCGACGGAGACGGTGATGCCTCCGATGACCGCGGGGTCGATGACGATGTTCAGGTGGACGTCGCGTCCGTACTTCGCGGCCAGCGCGGCCGCCAGACGGTCTTCCTCGCTGGCGTCGAGCGCCGTGGCGACCCGCACCTCGGCGAGCAGCCGGTTGCCACGAGCCGCTGCCGTCTCGGCGAACGCAGTCAGCGCCCGCTCGAACGAACCGGTCCGTGCCGCGACGGCCTGACGGGTGAGCGCCAGCGTGGTGCCCGTGACCTTGTCGCCGAGCAGGTCGTCCAGCAGCTGCGCCTTGGCCGCCACGGGCTGCGCCCGGTCGGAGACGGTCTGGCGCAGCTCGCCGTCGGACCGCACCAGGCGGCCCACCTCGAACAGCTCGGTCTCGACCGCGCTGAGCTCGCCGGCGGCGTCAGCCGCAGCGACCAGCGCGGTCACGCCGGCCAGCTCCAGGCCATCGCTCATGTCGCGACCCGATGCCCAGCGCGCGGCGGCCGCGATCTGGACGATCTTGGCCGTGTCCGGGCTGACCCGCGGGCCGAAGACCTGCTGGGCCAGTCCGGCCCGGGCCGGCTCCTCGGTGGACGGGTCGGTCAGGACCCGCCGCAGGACCGGGTTCTGGTCGAGCACGGCGACGACGCCGAACAGCTCGCCGCCGAGGTCACCCAATCCGGACGTGACCGCACCGACGGCGGCCAGGACCTCGTCGAGAGACTTCGCAGAAATGCCTCGCATCAGTTCGCCGACTCCTCGAGCTCGGCGATGAACCGCTCGACCGTGCGCTTCTGGGCCGCGGAGTCGTCGAGAACCTCGCCGACGATGCGACCCGCGAGTGCGGTGGCCATGGATCCGACCTCACCCTTGAGCTGCGCGAGGACCTGAGCACGCTCGGCCTCGACCTGCGCGTGCGCGGTCGAGGTGATGCGCTCGGCCTCGGCCTGGGCCTGGGCGCGCAGCTCGATGATGATCTGCGTCCCCTGCTCCTTGGCCTCCTCGCGGATGGCGGCAGCTTCCTGACGCGCTCCCGCGAGCTGGGCGGTGTACTCCTCGAGGGCGGCCTTGGCTTCCTTCTGGGCAGCCTGAGCCTCCTCGATGCCACCCTCGATGGCAGCGGTGCGTGCGGCGTACGCCTTCTCGAAGTTCGGGACGACGTACTTCCAGACCGCGAACACCACGATCGCGAAGACGACCAGGCCGAGGACCAGCTCGCTCCATTCAACCGCGAGCGGGCTGTGCTCTTCACCCTCGGCAGAGGCGAGCAGTGTCGTAAACATGGCGATTCCTGTCGGCTACTGGATCAAAGAACGAATGCGAGGGCGATGCCGATGATGGCCAGTGCCTCCGCGAGGGCGAAGCCCAGAATGGCAATTGCCTGCAGGCGAGCCTGCGCCTCGGGCTGACGCGCGACGCCGTTGATGTAGGCGGCGAAGATCAGGCCGATGCCGATGCCGGGGCCAACTGCAGCCAGGCCGTAGCCGATCATGTTGAGGTTGCCGTCCACGGCAATTCCTTTCGTTGTGACGCAAGAGACGCGTCGGTGTTGGGACGTATGAAGTTGTGGGTATGGGGGCTGCCGGTCAGTGCTCGTCGGCGAGCGCGCCGCCAATGTACATCGCGGTGAGCAGCGTGAAGACGTATGCCTGCAGGAACATGACCAGCAGCTCGAGGAAGCTCACGAGGATGCCGAGGACGAACGACAGGACGCCGACGGGGGCGTACGCGAGCTTGTCGGACTCGAAGATGAGGTAGGCCGCACCGGTCGAGAACAGGATCAGCAGCAGGTGGCCGGCGAACATGTTGGCGAACAGACGAAGAGCCAGCGTGGCGGGCCGCACGATGATGTTGGACAAGAACTCCAGCGGGATCAGCAGGACCAGGATCGGGCCCTTCATGCCACCGGGGACGGTCTGGCGGCGCAGGTAGCCGAAGAATCCGAACCGTGCGATGCCGACTCCGTTGTAGATCAGCCAGGTCAGCGCCGCGAGGCCGTAGACGTAGCTGATGCGCGAGAACGTCGGGAACTGCAGGAACGGGATCACGCCGTAGTAGTTGTTCACGAAGACGAACAGGAACAACGAGAACAGGTACGGCACGAACTTCATGAAGTCCTGCGTGCCGATCGAGTCACGGGCGATGCCGTTGCGGACGAAGCCGTAGACGGCCTCGCCGGCGAACTGCAGGCGGCCGGGGACCACCGCGGCCGGGCGGGCCATGACATAGGTGACGGCGATGATCAAGATGCCGGACAGGACGATCAGGAGCATCGACTTGGTGACGTCGAGGCCACCGATGCTGAACGCGGGCGGGAGCTGGAAGTTGCCCGGGCCCGGGGCGGTGAAGCCTTCGGCTACGAAAGTCAGCGATGCTGCGGTCGTCACGTACATACCCTTCAGATGGCGCGGTCACTAGTCGGTGCGGCTACGGCCTGCGTCATGCTCTGCGGAACCGGCGGTTCCGCTGGCGTCAGTGCCCGCGGTGCCGTCTGATGCCACAAGGGACGTGACTCCTCGACCAGGTCTTGGTTGTTCCCGTCCTTGCGCGCTTAGGTTATCAGGCCCTCAGCGTTCGGTGTCGTCCAGGTCGTAAGTGGGAATTCTGGTCCGCTTGGACGCCCGTATCTGCAGGAAGGTCCACGCCAGCGTGGCGACGATGACGGTGCCTCCCAAGGACCGGTCGTCCAGGTGCGCCCCCAGTCCGTCCCGGTCGAACAGCACCGTGAACAGGGCGAGCAGTGCGATCACCTTGGTCAGGAAGAACATCATGGCGACCAGCAAGGACAGGTGCGGGCTGACCTTGGTGATCGGCCCGAGTGCCGCTGGGCTCGAGACGAAGAACAGGCAGACGATGGCTCCGCCGACCAGGGCGCCGGCGACTCCGTCACCGCCCTCGATCAGGCCGGCCACGACGGCACACAGGGCGGTCACGACCAGGGTCGGCAGCACCACGGTGCGCAGCGTGGTCATCGGTGGTCCTCGTTCATGACCAGACCTTCTCTTCGAGCTTGGGGAGCAGGAACACCGCTGCGACGGTCAGGACCGCCAGCGCGCCGAATCCGGCGATCGACTGCCAGCCGCTGAACAGGCTGATGACGACGCTGCCGAAGGCCACGAGTCCCGCGAAGGTGTACATCAGCAGGACCGCGCGCCGGTGCGAGTGGCCGATCTCCAGCAGGCGGTGGTGGATGTGCATCTTGTCCGGGCTGAACGGTGAGCGCCCCGCACGGGTGCGCCGGACGACCGCCAGCGCCAGGTCGACGAACGGGACCAGCAGGATCGTGAACGGCAGGATCAGCGGCAGCAGGGTTGGCAGGAAGCTCCGCTCGGCTCCCCCGATGCCCTCGGAGATCGCGGTCGCCGGGAACTGACCGGTCAGGCTGATCGACGAGCAGGCCAGCACGAAGCCGATCAGCATCGAGCCGGAGTCGCCGATGAACATCCGCGCGGGAAAGAAGTTGTGCGGCAGGATGCCGATGCACGCGCCGGCCAGCGCCGCCGTGAGGAGCGCGGCCGCGATCGCGCGGGTCTCGCCGTTCTCGACCGCCAGGACGAAGGCGTAGGCGAAGAAGGCCACCGCGCCGATCGCGACCATGCCCGCGGCGAGGCCATCGAGCCCGTCGACGAAGTTGACCGCATTGGCGGTGCCCACGATCAGCAGGACCGTGAAGATCAGGGCCTGCGCCTGGTCGAGCCCGATGTAGTTGCCGTACAGCGGCAGGTAGACGAACTGCACGCCCTGCGCGACCACGATGATGCCGGCCAGCACCTGGCCGGCGAACTTGCTGAGCGCGTCGAGCTCGAACAGATCGTCCACGATGCCGACGATGCAGATGACCGTGCCGCCCAGCAGCACCGCCCGGACGTCCTTGAAGACGCCGTCGTCGGCGAGCGACAGGAAGGGCAGGCTCATGGCGACGACCGAGGCGGCGAGGATCCCACCGAGCATCGCCGGACCGCCGAAGTAGGGGGTGGGGATCGCGTGCACATCGCGGTCGCGGACCCGCGCGACCGCCCCGAAGTGGTGGGCGGCCTGGCGCGCGATGGACGCCAGCAGGTACGTCACGCCCAGGGCGACGCCGAAGACGACGAGGTACTCGCGCACTACGCGGCCGGCTCGATCGTGTTGTTGAAGCGGTGCAGGACCTCGAGCGGAATTGCGCCCTGCCGCAGCACGCGCGGCGTGGAGCCGGCGGCGTCCAGGATCGTCGAGGGCGTGCCGGACGCGGTGGGGCCGCCGTCGAGGTACACCGCCACCCGGGGGCCGAGCATCTCCTGCGCCTCCTCCACGGTCTGCGCAGCGGGTCGGCCGGTGGAGTTGGCGCTGCTGACGGCCAGCGGGCCGGTCTGCTTGAGCAGCGCGAGCGCGCGCGGGTCGTTGGGCATGCGCACCGCGACGGTGTTGTGGGTCTCGCCCAGATCCCAGGTCAGCGACGCCTGCTGCTGGCAGATGACCGTCAGCGGCCCGGGCCACAGCTCGGCGACCATGGATCGCAGCCACGCCGGGATGTTGATCGCGAGCGCGTCCAACGTCGTCGGTGCCCCGATCAGGACCGGCGGGGGCATGTCGCGTCCACGCCCCTTGGCGTCCAGCAGGTTCTGCACGGCGCGGGGCGAGAACGCGTCCGCGGCAACCCCGTACACCGTGTCGGTGGGCAGCACGACCAGCTTGCCCTCCTCGAGAGCCGCCTGTGCTGCCAGCAGCCCGCGGCTGTACTCCTCGTCCACGCTGCAGTCGAACTTCACCCGGTCATCCT includes these proteins:
- a CDS encoding F0F1 ATP synthase subunit gamma — encoded protein: MAASVRELRAKIRSTQATKQITRAMELIAASRIIKAQQRAAAAAPYARELTRAVAAVATFSNVEHALTTEKSDRNKAAVLVIASDRGLAGAYSASVMKEAERLVEKLRSEGKDVDLYLSGRKAEAYYNFRGRDYVKSWTGFSDKPEYSHAREIGNTLVRTFHIDGDDEADELDPLVAADELHVVFTRFKSMLVQVPDVIRLLPLEVVAGTEAPAEEDLLPLYEFEPSAHEVLNALLPKYIHSRIYYCLLQASASELAARQKAMKSATDNAQDLIEKYTRTANQARQAGITQEISEIVGGANALADASAGSE
- the atpA gene encoding F0F1 ATP synthase subunit alpha, whose amino-acid sequence is MAELTIRPDEIRDALQKFVADYKPSAASTEEVGIVASAGDGIARVEGLPSAMANELLEFEDGTLGLALNLDVREIGVVILGEFSGIEEGQTVRRTGEVLSVPVGDAYLGRVVDPLGTPIDGLGEIKTDKRRALELQAPNVMQRKSVHEPMMTGLKAIDSLTPIGRGQRQLIIGDRQTGKTAIAIDTIINQKAFWESGDPTKQVRCIYVAIGQKGSTIAAVRGALEEAGALEYTTIVAAPASDSAGFKYLAPYTGSAIGQEWMYAGKHVLIVFDDLSKQAEAYRAVSLLLRRPPGREAYPGDVFYLHSRLLERCAKLSDELGAGSMTGLPIIETKANDVSAYIPTNVISITDGQIFLQSDLFNANQRPAVDVGISVSRVGGAAMQKSMKAVTGSLKVELAQYRAMEAFAMFASDLDAASKQQLARGQRIMELFKQGQYAPFPVEHQVVSIWAASTGKLDAVPVEDISRFESEFLDYLKRSHSDVLAAIRETGKFEDDNKQALEAAYDSFTDQFETSEGHSIKAGHEEFEPLTDDEVSQEQIVKQKRG
- a CDS encoding F0F1 ATP synthase subunit delta — encoded protein: MRGISAKSLDEVLAAVGAVTSGLGDLGGELFGVVAVLDQNPVLRRVLTDPSTEEPARAGLAQQVFGPRVSPDTAKIVQIAAAARWASGRDMSDGLELAGVTALVAAADAAGELSAVETELFEVGRLVRSDGELRQTVSDRAQPVAAKAQLLDDLLGDKVTGTTLALTRQAVAARTGSFERALTAFAETAAARGNRLLAEVRVATALDASEEDRLAAALAAKYGRDVHLNIVIDPAVIGGITVSVAGEVVDGSMSTRLEIARRRLAG
- a CDS encoding F0F1 ATP synthase subunit B produces the protein MFTTLLASAEGEEHSPLAVEWSELVLGLVVFAIVVFAVWKYVVPNFEKAYAARTAAIEGGIEEAQAAQKEAKAALEEYTAQLAGARQEAAAIREEAKEQGTQIIIELRAQAQAEAERITSTAHAQVEAERAQVLAQLKGEVGSMATALAGRIVGEVLDDSAAQKRTVERFIAELEESAN
- the atpE gene encoding ATP synthase F0 subunit C: MDGNLNMIGYGLAAVGPGIGIGLIFAAYINGVARQPEAQARLQAIAILGFALAEALAIIGIALAFVL
- the atpB gene encoding F0F1 ATP synthase subunit A; translation: MTTAASLTFVAEGFTAPGPGNFQLPPAFSIGGLDVTKSMLLIVLSGILIIAVTYVMARPAAVVPGRLQFAGEAVYGFVRNGIARDSIGTQDFMKFVPYLFSLFLFVFVNNYYGVIPFLQFPTFSRISYVYGLAALTWLIYNGVGIARFGFFGYLRRQTVPGGMKGPILVLLIPLEFLSNIIVRPATLALRLFANMFAGHLLLILFSTGAAYLIFESDKLAYAPVGVLSFVLGILVSFLELLVMFLQAYVFTLLTAMYIGGALADEH
- a CDS encoding glycosyltransferase family 4 protein, which codes for MREYLVVFGVALGVTYLLASIARQAAHHFGAVARVRDRDVHAIPTPYFGGPAMLGGILAASVVAMSLPFLSLADDGVFKDVRAVLLGGTVICIVGIVDDLFELDALSKFAGQVLAGIIVVAQGVQFVYLPLYGNYIGLDQAQALIFTVLLIVGTANAVNFVDGLDGLAAGMVAIGAVAFFAYAFVLAVENGETRAIAAALLTAALAGACIGILPHNFFPARMFIGDSGSMLIGFVLACSSISLTGQFPATAISEGIGGAERSFLPTLLPLILPFTILLVPFVDLALAVVRRTRAGRSPFSPDKMHIHHRLLEIGHSHRRAVLLMYTFAGLVAFGSVVISLFSGWQSIAGFGALAVLTVAAVFLLPKLEEKVWS
- a CDS encoding L-threonylcarbamoyladenylate synthase, translated to MKFDCSVDEEYSRGLLAAQAALEEGKLVVLPTDTVYGVAADAFSPRAVQNLLDAKGRGRDMPPPVLIGAPTTLDALAINIPAWLRSMVAELWPGPLTVICQQQASLTWDLGETHNTVAVRMPNDPRALALLKQTGPLAVSSANSTGRPAAQTVEEAQEMLGPRVAVYLDGGPTASGTPSTILDAAGSTPRVLRQGAIPLEVLHRFNNTIEPAA